A stretch of Lodderomyces beijingensis strain CBS 14171 genome assembly, chromosome: 8 DNA encodes these proteins:
- a CDS encoding mitochondrial 54S ribosomal protein bL27m — protein sequence MSFVKGVFDSAKRCTGLNSSYVLNSFIPVRTATKRAAGSRTNNKDSAGRRLGPKVPEGHPIKVGQIIMRQRGTKIHPGENTKIGVDHTIYAVEPGYVRFYFDPFHPRRKYVGVALKKDIRLPKEHFAPNLRRFGYVPISDADEAEAEENWKSRKEELATPRLEKQARKKAGARQHNLMKIAASIQDKFSTNWAQDTIDRAAVRLVNIYELILAGESLEAARIQETYNNLYDLRLQFRKGQLTQQQFENGKLEYQKLAATVDDHLGISVDGTLFKSMSSEEHKRLQTELREQLQQLFQTKATEPSYRPEAAALVETPGAFNAEERNELRNRYLPKVLPLHTPGSVLTDIDLKNPPENVKVQRVFDEASRTIKWIGRPKEVFA from the coding sequence ATGTCCTTCGTGAAAGGAGTTTTCGATCTGGCGAAACGGTGCACGGGTCTAAACAGCAGCTATGTTTTGAACAGCTTTATTCCAGTACGTACTGCTACAAAGAGAGCAGCAGGTTCGagaacaaacaacaaggaTTCAGCAGGTAGGAGATTGGGTCCCAAAGTTCCAGAGGGACACCCCAtcaaagttggccaaaTCATAATGAGACAGAGAGGTACCAAAATCCACCCGGGCGAGAACACCAAGATTGGAGTGGACCACACGATATACGCCGTGGAGCCGGGGTATGTCCGATTCTACTTCGACCCTTTCCatccaagaagaaaatacGTTGGCGTTGCTTTGAAGAAAGACATCCGGCTCCCCAAGGAGCACTTTGCGCCTAATTTGAGGCGATTTGGATACGTGCCAATAAGCGATGCCGACGAGGCAGAGGCGGAAGAAAACTGGAAGTCCAGAAAGGAAGAGTTGGCTACCCCTCGACTCGAAAAACAGGCCAGAAAGAAAGCAGGCGCTCGCCAGCacaacttgatgaaaatTGCCGCCTCGATCCAAGACAAGTTCTCGACCAACTGGGCCCAGGATACAATTGACCGAGCAGCCGTGAGATTGGTCAACATCTacgagttgatcttggcggGCGAATCGTTGGAAGCTGCAAGAATACAGGAAACCTATAACAACTTGTACGACTTGAGGCTCCAATTCAGAAAAGGGCAATTgacgcagcagcagtttgaaaatggtAAGCTCGAATATCAGAAACTTGCCGCCACGGTTGATGATCACTTGGGGATTTCCGTAGATGGAaccttgttcaagagcATGAGTCTGGAAGAGCACAAGAGATTGCAAACCGAACTAAGAGAGCAACTACAGCAATTGTTTCAAACCAAGGCTACCGAGCCTAGTTATCGACCAGAAGCCGCGGCTCTTGTCGAAACTCCAGGAGCATTTAACGCGGAAGAACGCAATGAGTTGAGGAACAGATACTTACCAAAAGTGTTGCCGTTGCATACACCAGGTTCGGTACTCACCGACATTGACCTAAAGAACCCTCCCGAGAATGTTAAAGTGCAAAGAGTTTTCGACGAAGCTAGCAGAACCATAAAATGGATCGGCAGACCCAAAGAAGTATTTGCATAA